A DNA window from Candidatus Sulfidibacterium hydrothermale contains the following coding sequences:
- a CDS encoding HAD family hydrolase yields MAEIENIIFDFGGVIIDIDPLLTIKALEKLGFHDIERLKTEEFYQKVIYKFEKGIDTPEVFRNKLRDYLQMNLSDQQLDDAWNALLYDIPEERIRIIEEVKKNYPVYLLSNSNEIHYDLYVRDLQLRFGYREFDELFSKAYFSFDLHLAKPHVEIYEFVIHHHRMDPEKTLFIDDRMDNIEGARRAGLKTFHLQPPQTIRHLFKNGKLKPGLAIQ; encoded by the coding sequence ATGGCGGAGATAGAAAACATTATTTTTGATTTTGGCGGTGTCATTATTGACATTGATCCTTTGCTCACCATTAAAGCCCTGGAAAAACTGGGATTTCATGATATCGAACGGCTAAAAACAGAAGAATTTTACCAAAAAGTGATTTATAAGTTTGAGAAAGGGATTGACACGCCGGAAGTCTTCCGGAACAAGCTGCGTGACTATCTGCAAATGAACCTCTCCGACCAGCAATTAGATGATGCCTGGAATGCCCTGCTTTATGACATTCCAGAAGAGCGTATCCGCATCATCGAGGAAGTCAAAAAAAATTATCCGGTTTATCTGCTCAGCAACTCCAATGAAATTCACTACGACCTGTATGTTCGTGATTTACAGCTTCGTTTTGGCTACCGTGAATTTGACGAGCTTTTCTCCAAAGCCTATTTTTCTTTCGACCTGCATCTGGCCAAACCCCATGTTGAGATCTATGAATTTGTGATTCATCACCACCGTATGGATCCGGAAAAAACCCTGTTTATCGATGACCGCATGGATAACATTGAAGGAGCCCGCCGGGCAGGGTTAAAAACCTTCCATTTGCAGCCCCCGCAAACCATCCGTCACCTTTTCAAAAACGGAAAACTTAAACCGGGGCTGGCCATTCAATAG
- a CDS encoding LOG family protein yields the protein MTTICVFCGSSMGTNPLYKEAAKQTADYFVQHRLKLVYGGASVGLMKILADTLLENNQEVIGIMPGLLIEKEVVHNGLTQLIRVESMAERKVKMVEISDAFIALPGGFGTFDELTEVLIYNQLRVMDKPVGILNTAGYFDKMLDFFDHAVQEGFVRAEHRDNLIVSDNIETLMQQMQQYQPVSTKKWIEDIKSESGK from the coding sequence ATGACAACCATTTGCGTATTTTGTGGTTCCAGTATGGGAACCAATCCACTGTATAAAGAAGCTGCCAAGCAAACCGCCGATTATTTTGTCCAGCACCGGCTTAAACTGGTTTACGGCGGGGCCAGCGTAGGGCTGATGAAAATATTGGCGGATACTTTATTGGAAAACAACCAGGAAGTCATCGGCATTATGCCCGGCCTGCTTATCGAAAAAGAAGTAGTGCACAACGGACTTACACAACTCATCCGTGTGGAAAGTATGGCCGAACGAAAAGTAAAAATGGTAGAAATTTCTGATGCGTTCATTGCTTTGCCGGGCGGTTTCGGAACCTTTGACGAATTAACAGAAGTATTGATATACAATCAGCTCCGTGTAATGGACAAACCTGTAGGGATTTTGAATACTGCCGGATATTTTGATAAAATGCTGGATTTTTTCGATCATGCCGTGCAGGAAGGTTTTGTCCGTGCCGAACACCGGGATAACCTGATTGTATCGGACAACATCGAAACACTAATGCAGCAAATGCAACAATATCAACCGGTTTCTACCAAAAAATGGATTGAAGACATTAAATCTGAATCCGGAAAATAA